In Oryza glaberrima chromosome 8, OglaRS2, whole genome shotgun sequence, the following are encoded in one genomic region:
- the LOC127782914 gene encoding glucose-6-phosphate isomerase 1, chloroplastic-like encodes MASISGAAAAAPSSSGASCGLRLRRDHLPRSSHFRLARPSSITDVSRSCSSSSSSPPRSLSSKQSGHADVLAHGAVDKDPIRLWNRYVEWLYQHKQLGLFVDVSRIGFTEEFLRRMEAPMGRAFAAMRELEKGAIANPDEGRMVGHYWLRNPALAPNSFLRDKIETTLERILAFASDVISAKIRPPSSPAGRFTQILSIGIGGSSLGPQFVAEALAPDNPPLMIRFIDNTDPAGIDHQIAQLGPELASTLVIVISKSGGTPETRNGLLEVQKAFRDAGLEFSKQGVAITQENSLLDNTARIEGWLARFPMFDWVGGRTSEMSAVGLLPAALQGIDIKEMLVGAAQMDEETRNTEIKENPAALLALCWYWASDGIGSKDMVVLPYKDSLLLLSRYLQQLVMESLGKEFDLDGNRVNQGLTVYGNKGSTDQHAYIQQLREGVHNFFVTFIEVLRDRPPGHEWELEPSVTCGDYLFGMLHGTRSALYANDRESITVTVQEVNPRAVGALVALYERAVGLYAYLININAYHQPGVEAGKKAAGEVLALQKRILLVLNEASCKDPAEPLTLDQIADRCHCPEEIEMIYKIIQHMAANDRALIAEGNCGSPRSIKVYLGECNVDDDMNS; translated from the exons ATGGCTTCCatctccggcgcggcggcggcggcgccctcctcctccggggCGTCgtgcggcctccgcctccggcgagaCCACCTCCCGCGCTCCTCCCACTTCCGCCTCGCCCGTCCCAGCTCCATCACCGACGTCTCCCGctcctgctcgtcgtcgtcatcctctcctccccgctcgCTCAGCTCCAAGCAGTCGGGCCACGCCGACGTCCTCGCCCATGGCGCGGTGGACAAGGACCCCATCAGGCTGTGGAACCGCTACGTGGAGTGGCTGTACCAGCACAAGCAGCTGGGGCTGTTCGTCGACGTGAGCCGGATCGGGTTCACCGAGGAGTTCCTGCGGCGGATGGAGGCGCCCATGGGGCGGGCGTTCGCGGCGATGCGGGAGCTCGAGAAGGGCGCCATCGCCAACCCCGACGAGGGCCGGATGGTCGGCCACTACTGGCTGCGCAACCCGGCCCTCGCCCCCAActccttcctccgcgacaaaaTCGAGACCACGCTCGAACGCATCCTCGCGTTCGCCAGCGACGTCATCTCCGCCAAG ATAAGACCTCCATCCTCCCCTGCTGGCCGATTTACTCAAATACTTTCTATAGGAATTGGTGGTTCATCTTTGGGGCCACAATTTGTTGCGGAGGCACTTGCTCCAGATAACCCTCCTCTGATG ATAAGATTTATCGACAACACCGATCCAGCTGGAATTGACCATCAGATTGCACAGCTAGGACCAGAACTTGCATCAACTCTTGTGATTGTAATATCAAAG AGTGGAGGCACACCTGAAACACGAAATGGTCTATTAGAAGTACAAAAGGCCTTCCGAGATGCTGGACTAGAATTCTCGAAACAG GgtgttgcaattactcaagagAATTCTTTATTAGATAACACTGCCAGAATAGAGGGGTGGTTAGCTAGATTTCCCATGTTTGACTGGGTTGGTGGTAGAACATCAGAAATGTCAGCTGTTGGTTTACTGCCAGCAGCATTACAG GGTATTGACATCAAGGAAATGCTAGTTGGTGCTGCACAAATGGATGAGGAAACTAGGAATACTGag ATTAAGGAAAATCCAGCAGCCTTGCTTGCATTGTGTTGGTATTGGGCATCGGATGGAATAGGCAGTAAG GATATGGTTGTATTGCCATACAAGGATAGCCTGCTTCTTTTGAGTAGATACTTGCAACAACTTGTCATGGAATCTCTTGGAAAAGAATTTGACCTTgatggaaatcgg GTTAATCAGGGACTAACTGTTTATGGTAACAAAGGAAGCACAGACCAGCATGC CTACATTCAGCAGCTGAGAGAAGGTGTGCACAACTTCTTTGTTACTTTTATTGAAGTTTTGCGCGATAGGCCTCCTGGTCATGAGTGGGAGCTTGAACCAAGTGTTACATGTGGGGACTACTTGTTTGGAATGCTACAT GGAACTCGTTCAGCTCTTTATGCAAATGACCGCGAATCTATTACAGTCACTGTCCAAGAAGTAAACCCTAGAGCTGTTGGAGCACTTGTTGCACTCTATGAGCGTGCTGTCGGTCTTTATGCTTATTTAATCAACATCAATGCCTATCATCAACCTG GTGTCGAAGCAGGGAAAAAGGCTGCTGGAGAGGTGTTGGCACTTCAGAAAAGGATCCTACTTGTTCTTAACGAAGCCAG CTGCAAGGACCCTGCTGAGCCATTGACACTGGATCAAATTGCAGATCGCTGCCACTGTCCTGAAGAG ATCGAAATGATATACAAAATAATCCAACACATGGCTGCAAACGATAGAGCTCTTATTGCAGAAGGCAACTGCGGGTCACCAAGAAGCATCAAGGTCTACCTTGGAGAATGCAAcgtggatgatgatatgaatTCTTAA